A region of Takifugu flavidus isolate HTHZ2018 chromosome 2, ASM371156v2, whole genome shotgun sequence DNA encodes the following proteins:
- the kars1 gene encoding lysine--tRNA ligase isoform X2: protein MADVTAAGEEKLSKNELKRRLKAEKKAAEKEAKTKEQPEQEACKDEETLDPNQYFKIRSQAIEELKGAGEDPYPHKFHVDVSLTEFIEKYKNLQPGDQLTDAVKVAGRVHAKRVSGAKLLFYDLRGEGVKLQVMANSKNYKSEEEFVAINNKLRRGDIIGVCGNPGKTKKGELSIIPKEMILLSPCLHMLPHLHFGLKDKETRYRQRYLDLILNDSVRQKFITRSKIITYLRSFLDQMGFLEIETPMMNIVPGGAVARPFVTYHNDLDMNLYMRIAPELYHKMLVVGGIDRVYEIGRQFRNEGIDMTHNPEFTTCEFYMAYADYHDLMEITEKLLSGMVKHITGGYKITYHPDGPEGQAWEVDFTPPFRRLSMTHDLEKIMGVKFPPTDSYNSAETRKFFDNLCAEKGVECPPPRTTARLLDKLVGEFMEETCISPTFICDHPQIMSPLAKWHRSEKGLTERFELFVMKKEICNSYTELNDSVRQRELFEQQAKAKAEGDDEAMFIDETFCTALEYGLPPTAGWGMGIDRLCMFLTDSNNIKEVLLFPAMKPDDNKASAPPEGTSV from the exons ATGGCTGATGTAACAGCGGCGGGCGAGGAAAAACTCAGTAAAAA tGAGCTGAAGAGAAGACTCAAAGCTGAGAAGAAGGCTGCagaaaaagaagccaaaaccAAAGAGCAGCCTGAACAGGAGGCCTGCAAGGATGAAGAGACACTTGACCCGAAC caatACTTCAAGATTCGCTCTCAGGCCATCGAAGAGCTGAAGGGTGCAGGGGAGGACCCGTATCCGCACAAGTTTCATGTCGATGTATCTCTCACAGAGTTCATTGAGAAATACAAAAACCTACAACCAGGGGACCAGCTGACTGATGCTGTCAAAGTAGCAG GTCGAGTTCACGCCAAGAGGGTTTCTGGGGCCAAGCTGCTTTTCTATGACCTCCGGGGTGAAGGAGTCAAGCTACAAGTTATGGCAAACTCAAA GAACTACAAGTCAGAAGAGGAGTTTGTGGCCATCAACAACAAGTTGCGTCGTGGTGACATCATCGGTGTCTGCGGGAATCCTGGGAAAACCAAGAAAGGGGAACTGAGTATCATCCCCAAAGAAATGATTCTACTGTCACCATGTTTGCACATGTTGCCCCACCTCCACTTTGGCCTCAAAGACAAG GAAACCCGATACCGCCAACGTTACTTAGACCTGATCCTCAACGACAGCGTGAGACAGAAATTTATAACTCGTTCCAAAATCATCACATACTTACGCAGCTTCTTAGACCAGATGGGATTTCTTGAG ATTGAGACTCCAATGATGAACATTgttcctggaggagctgtggcCCGTCCATTTGTGACTTATCACAATGATCTGGATATGAACCTGTACATGAGGATAGCGCCTGAGCTCTACCACAAG ATGCTTGTGGTGGGTGGAATCGACAGAGTGTATGAAATCGGTCGCCAGTTCAGGAACGAGGGCATCGACATGACTCATAACCCCGAGTTCACAACTTGTGAATTTTACATGGCATATGCAGATTACCACGATTTGATGGAGATCACAGAGAAGCTGCTCTCAG gAATGGTGAAGCACATCACTGGAGGATACAAGATCACTTATCACCCTGATGGTCCAGAGGGACAAGCCTGGGAAGTTGACTTCACGCCCCCTTTCAGAAGATTGAGCATGACTCATGACCTTGAGAAGATAATGGGAGTCAAATTCCCCCCGACTGACAGTTACAACAGCGCTG AGACACGCAAGTTCTTTGACAACCTGTGTGCTGAGAAAGGAGTCGAATGTCCCCCACCCAGAACCACCGCTCGCCTCTTGGACAAG CTGGTTGGAGAGTTCATGGAGGAAACGTGTATCAGCCCCACATTCATATGCGACCACCCTCAAATTATGAGTCCTCTGGCCAAATG GCACAGATCAGAGAAAGGCCTGACTGAGCGTTTCGAGCTCTTTGTCATGAAGAAGGAAATCTGCAATTCTTACACCGAGTTGAACGATTCAGTTAGACAGAGAGAGCTTTTCGAGCAGCAAGCTAAG GCCAAAGCTGAGGGTGACGACGAAGCCATGTTCATCGATGAGACGTTCTGCACAGCGCTGGAGTACGGACTGCCTCCGACAGCAGGCTGGGGCATGGGCATCGACCGCCTGTGCATGTTCCTCACCGACTCCAACAACATCAAG GAGGTGCTGCTGTTCCCGGCGATGAAGCCTGATGACAACAAGGCGTCGGCGCCCCCAGAGGGCACCTCCGTCTGA
- the kars1 gene encoding lysine--tRNA ligase isoform X1 — protein sequence MLSLVRAASQQLGRAFGVRAQWLKPLPCTGAVHSCGNHWRGDKSELKRRLKAEKKAAEKEAKTKEQPEQEACKDEETLDPNQYFKIRSQAIEELKGAGEDPYPHKFHVDVSLTEFIEKYKNLQPGDQLTDAVKVAGRVHAKRVSGAKLLFYDLRGEGVKLQVMANSKNYKSEEEFVAINNKLRRGDIIGVCGNPGKTKKGELSIIPKEMILLSPCLHMLPHLHFGLKDKETRYRQRYLDLILNDSVRQKFITRSKIITYLRSFLDQMGFLEIETPMMNIVPGGAVARPFVTYHNDLDMNLYMRIAPELYHKMLVVGGIDRVYEIGRQFRNEGIDMTHNPEFTTCEFYMAYADYHDLMEITEKLLSGMVKHITGGYKITYHPDGPEGQAWEVDFTPPFRRLSMTHDLEKIMGVKFPPTDSYNSAETRKFFDNLCAEKGVECPPPRTTARLLDKLVGEFMEETCISPTFICDHPQIMSPLAKWHRSEKGLTERFELFVMKKEICNSYTELNDSVRQRELFEQQAKAKAEGDDEAMFIDETFCTALEYGLPPTAGWGMGIDRLCMFLTDSNNIKEVLLFPAMKPDDNKASAPPEGTSV from the exons ATGCTGAGTCTGGTCAGGGCCGCCAGCCAGCAGCTTGGCCGAGCCTTTGGTGTGAGGGCACAGTGGTTAAAACCACTTCCCTGCACAGGCGCTGTGCACAGTTGTGGGAATCATTGGAGAGGTGACAAAAG tGAGCTGAAGAGAAGACTCAAAGCTGAGAAGAAGGCTGCagaaaaagaagccaaaaccAAAGAGCAGCCTGAACAGGAGGCCTGCAAGGATGAAGAGACACTTGACCCGAAC caatACTTCAAGATTCGCTCTCAGGCCATCGAAGAGCTGAAGGGTGCAGGGGAGGACCCGTATCCGCACAAGTTTCATGTCGATGTATCTCTCACAGAGTTCATTGAGAAATACAAAAACCTACAACCAGGGGACCAGCTGACTGATGCTGTCAAAGTAGCAG GTCGAGTTCACGCCAAGAGGGTTTCTGGGGCCAAGCTGCTTTTCTATGACCTCCGGGGTGAAGGAGTCAAGCTACAAGTTATGGCAAACTCAAA GAACTACAAGTCAGAAGAGGAGTTTGTGGCCATCAACAACAAGTTGCGTCGTGGTGACATCATCGGTGTCTGCGGGAATCCTGGGAAAACCAAGAAAGGGGAACTGAGTATCATCCCCAAAGAAATGATTCTACTGTCACCATGTTTGCACATGTTGCCCCACCTCCACTTTGGCCTCAAAGACAAG GAAACCCGATACCGCCAACGTTACTTAGACCTGATCCTCAACGACAGCGTGAGACAGAAATTTATAACTCGTTCCAAAATCATCACATACTTACGCAGCTTCTTAGACCAGATGGGATTTCTTGAG ATTGAGACTCCAATGATGAACATTgttcctggaggagctgtggcCCGTCCATTTGTGACTTATCACAATGATCTGGATATGAACCTGTACATGAGGATAGCGCCTGAGCTCTACCACAAG ATGCTTGTGGTGGGTGGAATCGACAGAGTGTATGAAATCGGTCGCCAGTTCAGGAACGAGGGCATCGACATGACTCATAACCCCGAGTTCACAACTTGTGAATTTTACATGGCATATGCAGATTACCACGATTTGATGGAGATCACAGAGAAGCTGCTCTCAG gAATGGTGAAGCACATCACTGGAGGATACAAGATCACTTATCACCCTGATGGTCCAGAGGGACAAGCCTGGGAAGTTGACTTCACGCCCCCTTTCAGAAGATTGAGCATGACTCATGACCTTGAGAAGATAATGGGAGTCAAATTCCCCCCGACTGACAGTTACAACAGCGCTG AGACACGCAAGTTCTTTGACAACCTGTGTGCTGAGAAAGGAGTCGAATGTCCCCCACCCAGAACCACCGCTCGCCTCTTGGACAAG CTGGTTGGAGAGTTCATGGAGGAAACGTGTATCAGCCCCACATTCATATGCGACCACCCTCAAATTATGAGTCCTCTGGCCAAATG GCACAGATCAGAGAAAGGCCTGACTGAGCGTTTCGAGCTCTTTGTCATGAAGAAGGAAATCTGCAATTCTTACACCGAGTTGAACGATTCAGTTAGACAGAGAGAGCTTTTCGAGCAGCAAGCTAAG GCCAAAGCTGAGGGTGACGACGAAGCCATGTTCATCGATGAGACGTTCTGCACAGCGCTGGAGTACGGACTGCCTCCGACAGCAGGCTGGGGCATGGGCATCGACCGCCTGTGCATGTTCCTCACCGACTCCAACAACATCAAG GAGGTGCTGCTGTTCCCGGCGATGAAGCCTGATGACAACAAGGCGTCGGCGCCCCCAGAGGGCACCTCCGTCTGA
- the gcshb gene encoding glycine cleavage system protein H (aminomethyl carrier), b, producing the protein MRAPAARRGMKMAMRAALRCLSANFSPGLLHSSAATTLAASRPLWRAGSVQTVRASSALSSALKFTDKHEWVRVEGGIGTVGISNYAQEALGDVVYCGLPEVGQRLEQMEDFGALESVKAASELYSPLTGEVTEINSELAANPGLVNKACYAEGWLLKMTIEKPEELESLMDEPAYEKFVKSLEE; encoded by the exons ATGCGCGCTCCCGCGGCCAGACGCGGAATGAAGATGGCGATGAGAGCGGCGCTGCGGTGCCTCTCTGCAAACTTTTCCCCAGGGCTGCTTCACTCCTCCGCGGCCACGACGCTCGCAGCGAGCCGCCCACTGTGGAGAGCCGGCTCCGTGCAGACAGTGCGCGCCTCCTCCGCCTTGTCCTCCG CCCTGAAGTTCACAGATAAGCATGAGTGGGTGCGAGTGGAAGGTGGAATTGGCACAGTGGGGATCAGCAATTACGCTCAG GAAGCCTTAGGTGATGTGGTTTACTGTGGACTCCCTGAAGTTGGCCAAAGACTTGAACAAATGG AGGATTTTGGTGCCTTGGAAAGTGTAAAAGCTGCCAGTGAGTTATACTCGCCCCTCACTGGGGAGGTGACAGAGATCAACTCCGAGCTGGCGGCCAATCCCGGGCTTGTGAACAAAGCCTGCTACGCGGAGG GTTGGTTGCTCAAGATGACGATTGAAAAGCCTGAAGAACTGGAGAGCCTCATGGATGAACCTGCGTATGAGAAGTTCGTCAAGTCACTTGAAGAATAA
- the rpl13 gene encoding 60S ribosomal protein L13 — MAPSRNGMILNPHFHKDWQKRVRTWFNQPARKIRRRKARLAKARLVAPRPVAGPLRPQVRCPTVRYHTKVRAGRGFTLEELKAAGIHKKTARTIGIAVDARRRNRSTESLQANVQRLKEYRSKLILFPRKASAPKKGDSTEEELKMATQLTGPVMPIKTVHKREKARVISEDEKNFKAFASLRMARANARLFGIRAKRAKEAAEQDVEKKK, encoded by the exons ATGGCCCCTAGCCGGAATGGAATGATTCTGAACCCACACTTTCACAAAGACTGGCAGAAAAGAGTGCGCACCTGGTTCAACCAGCCAGCTAGGAAGATCCGCAG GCGAAAGGCTCGTCTGGCCAAAGCCCGCCTTGTTGCTCCTCGTCCAGTTGCTGGACCCTTGAGGCCACAGGTCAGGTGTCCCACCGTCAGGTACCACACGAAGGTCCGTGCCGGACGTGGCTTCACATTGGAAGAACTGAAG GCAGCAGGCATCCACAAGAAGACAGCCCGCACTATTGGCATCGCCGTCGACGCTCGACGCCGTAACAGGTCCACAGAATCCCTGCAGGCCAACGTGCAGCGCCTGAAGGAGTACCGCTCTAAACTGATCCTGTTCCCCAGGAAGGCCTCAGCTCCCAAGAAGGGAGACAGCACT GAGGAGGAACTCAAGATGGCCACTCAGCTCACTGGTCCAGTCATGCCCATCAAAACT GTGCATAAGAGGGAGAAGGCCCGGGTCATCTCTGAGGATGAGAAGAACTTCAAGGCCTTCGCCAGCCTGCGCATGGCCCGCGCCAACGCTCGTCTCTTCGGCATTCGTGCCAAGAGAGCCAAGGAAGCTGCCGAGCAAGACGTTGAGAAGAAGAAGTGA